The Alteromonas mediterranea DE genome contains the following window.
TTAAACGTGACTGATAAAGACAGCGTTGATGCAACACTTAAAGCCATTAACGAAGCGCATGGTGGTATCGACATCTTGGTCAATAATGCCGGTATCACACGTGATAATCTGCTAATGCGTATGAAAGATGACGAGTGGCAAGATATTATTGATACCAACTTAACATCGATATTTACGCTGTCAAAAGCCGTACTTCGCGGTATGATGAAGAAGCGCTTTGGTCGCATTGTTAATATTGGCTCTGTGGTAGGCAGCGCGGGTAATGCGGGTCAAGCTAACTATGCCGCCGCTAAAGCAGGGGTCATTGGTTTTTCTAAGTCAATGGCGCGAGAAGTGGCTTCTCGTGGCATTACTATCAACGTTGTTGCGCCAGGTTTTATTGATACCGATATGACAAAAGCGCTGAGCGATGACCAAAAAGAAGCCATTTTTAAAGATATTCCGGCCAACCGTTTGGGTGAGCCTGATGAAATTGCAGCCACTGTTGCTTTCTTAGTAAGCGATGGCGCAGCCTATATTACAGGCGAAACTATCCATGTAAATGGTGGTATGTATATGGGGTAAATTCGCAAAAATTGCGAATTTTCCCTAGTTTGGGGTGGTATTTACCCGAACTTGGATGTAAAAATAGTATTTTACGAATTTCGAATGTCGCTGGTTTGACCAGAAAATTTCTTTAAACTGGTGCTTGCAAGGATCAACCTTGCAAAATAAACTAGCGGCACTTTTATTATCTAGTGACGTTTAAGGGAAACCTAGAATTATGAGTAACATTGAAGAACGCGTTAAGAAAATCATCGTTGAACAACTTGGCGTGAAAGAAGAAGAAGTAAAAGCAGAAGCTTCATTCGTTGACGACTTAGGCGCTGATTCACTTGACACAGTTGAACTAGTAATGGCTTTGGAAGAAGAATTCGATACTGAAATTCCAGACGAAGAAGCAGAAAAAATTACTACTGTTCAATCAGCCATTGATTACATCAACGCTAACAAAGACGCTTAAGTCTTAATAGCGACAAAACGGCTCTTCTACAGAGCCGTTTTTGTATCTCCTACCTTTAGTTCCAAAGCGAGGGCTTTTTGTGACAAAACGTCGCGTAGTGGTTACTGGTCTTGGAATGCTTTCACCATTAGGTCTTAATAGCGAAGACACATGGCGCAAATTGCTCGCGGGCGAGAGCGGCATCGGTGAAATCACCCATTTTGATTGCAGTAACTATTCAACCCGTTTCGCAGGTCAAATTAACGACTTTGATCCGCAGGAATACATAGAAAAGAAAGAAACCAAGAAAATGGACCGCTTTATCCAGTTGGGTATCGCTGCCGGCAAACAAGCCTTGGTCGATTCTGGTTTTACTGTTTCACCAGACAATGCGCACCGTGTAGGCGTAGCTATTGGTTCAGGAATTGGTGGTTTAGAGCAAATTGAACAAAACCACTTAAAACTGACAAATAGCGGTCCTAAGCGCGTGTCGCCATTTTTTGTGCCATCAACCATTACCAATATGATTTCAGGTTTTTTGTCTATCATGGAAGGGTTGAAAGGACCGAATTTGAACATTGTGACTGCTTGTACTACAGGTGTTCACAATATAGGTATTGCCGCAAGAACCATTGCTTACGGCGATGCTGATGCCATGCTTGCAGGCGGCGCAGAGGCGTCAATTACGCCGCTAGGAATGGCTGGTTTTGCCGCTGCGCGAGCCCTGTCTTCGCGCAACGACGATCCACAAGCCGCAAGCCGCCCATGGGATAAAGACCGTGATGGTTTTGTCATGGGTGAGGGCGCTGGCGTAGTTATGCTTGAAGAATACGAAGCCGCTAAGGCCCGTGGTGCGACTATCTATGCTGAGCTTGTTGGTTTCGGTATGAGTGGCGATGCCTATCACATGACATCACCGCCAGCAGATGGCGAAGGTGCCGCGGCGTCAATGCAAAATGCAATTAACGACGCCAAGTTAGATGCGAGCGAAATTGGTTATGTTAACGCACACGGTACCTCAACCCCTGCCGGTGATATTGCCGAAGTCGCCGCGGTAAAACGCGTATTTAACGACCACGCATACAAACTGCTGGTTAGCTCAACAAAGTCGATGACGGGTCATTTACTTGGTGCAGCAGGATCAGTTGAAGCCATCTTCACTATTTTGGCACTGCGTGACAAAATGGCGCCACCGACCATCAACTTAGATGAGCCGGGCGAAGGCTGTGACCTAGACTTCGTGGCAAATAAAGCCAAAGCCTTCAGCGAAGATTACGCGCTATGTAACTCTTTTGGATTCGGCGGTACTAACGGCTCGTTGATATTTAAGCGTATATAAAACGCGTTTCAAACGTAGTTGTAATTTCAAATATAAAGGCAGCAACTCGCTGCCTTTTTTTGTACCGGCTTGATATGGCCCTTACGCTATAAGTTGTCTGGCTAGTACAAGTTGGTATACTTCTCCCACGATAAAAAGACATAAAAGAGTAGGCTGTGAGAATAATCCCTAGCGCTACGCCTATTTCACCGAGTGATAGGGCCTTCAATTATGGTGATGGTGTATTTTCTACTCTATTGGTGCACAACCAAAAGCCACAACTGTATTCTTATCACCTTTCTCGGTTAGAACACGATGCGGCCGCGATAAAAATTACCGTCGATACCTGTGCCTTGGAAACCGCTATTAACGAACAGATAGCGGCGTTCAGCAACTCGTCGAATGATATTTCCCCATCAAAATATGTATTAAAAGTACATGTTTCGGGCGGACAAGCGGGCAGAGGCTATGCACGAAGTGAAGACAATGTGCCTTTGGTCAGGTTCAGTCAGCATCCCTATCCTGCACATTACGAGGGGATGGCTAAGCAAGGTATGTCATTAATTTGTGCACAAACCCGACTGGCTATTCAGCCGTTGCTTGCAGGTGTAAAGCACATGAATAGATTAGAGCAGGTACTGATAAAGCATGAAGTTAATGAAGCACATGCCGATGATGCCCTTGTATGCGACACCAACGATAACTTAATTGAAGCAAGTGCCGGTAACGTCTTCTTCTATTCGCAGGGTGAGTGGTATACCCCTTCGCTCAAAGGAAGTGGGGTGAATGGCGTGGTCAGACAGTGTTTGATTGATTCGCTGCTAAACAATAATCACACCTTACACGTAGGTGAGTATCAGCTTTCACATATTGGCAATGCTAGTGCCGTGGTGATCACCAATGCGTTGATGGGCGTGATGCCGGTGAAAAGCGTGCGTATGCCAGATCACAGCAAGTTAGAATTTGACGTGGCAAGTGAAAGCGTTCTTGAATTAAGTAATTTGTTGGCACGCGCCCTACGTTAATGTGTACAGCGGTTTAACTAATTTTAATCAATGTAGTAAAGAGTAAAAATGGACGTGTTATTTAAAAATCAGCACATTGGGTACGCGCAAGTATGAAGCGTACTGTCGTATTTCTGTTATCACTTGTATTCATCGTCGTGATTGTGGGTGCGTCTTGTGTGATGTACGTATCGTCGCAAGTGACAGCCCCCATAAAGCTGAAGGACGATACGCTATTTACCATTGAAAATGGCAGTAACGCCTACCGCACGGTTAAACAGCTTCGCAACGCGGGTATGGTTGACGTTTCTCCTTTTATCGCCAAAGTATGGCTTAAGTTTTTTGCCGGCAGTACGTCGGTAAAATCTGGTAGCTACATGTTGCGCCCTGGCCAATCACTGGTTGATGCCTTTACTCTGTTTACACAAGGCGACGAGCATTTATTTGCCGTAAGTTTAGTAGAAGGCCTGACACTCGCGCAGTGGCTTGAGGCGCTACGGGCGAATCAAGATTTGGTTTTTGATGTAAATGAGCAAACCCTCAGCAACTTAACACAGGGCAACGGTGTTGATTGGTGTTGTGAAAATGCACAGCACACAGAAGGTGTGTTTCTAGCAGATACTTACTTTTTCACAAAGGGCACGAAAGCGAGTGACGTGTTAAAAAGAGCACACAGGGCACTGATAACATTCGTTTCCCAAGAATGGGAGAAACGGGCTGAAGACCTGCCTTTATCATCACCGTACGATGCACTGATTTTGGCGAGTATTATTGAAAAAGAAACCGCGGTACCTAAAGAACGCGATATGATAGCCGGTGTTTTCATAAATAGGCTTAATAAAAATATGCGACTTCAAACCGACCCTACTGTCATTTACGGTATAGGGTCAGAGTTTGATGGCAATATTACTCGTAAGCACTTACGTACGGCTACGCCATACAATACTTACGTTATTAAAGGGCTTCCACCCACGCCTATTGCAATGGCAGGCAAGGCGGCAATACATGCAGCTCTTCATCCATTAGCGACCGACGCCTTATATTTTGTGGCTAAAGGCGATGGCAGTCACCAGTTTTCGAACACGTTAAAAGCGCATAATGCGGCGGTTAGAAAATATCAATTAAAGCGTTAATCGGGTGGGTAGTGGATAGATACCTGCTGTTATAATCTAAAGAAAGAACAGAGTTGATTTAAAGCAATGCGCGGAAAGTTTATTGTAGTAGAAGGCCTTGAAGGGGCAGGAAAAAGCTCGGTAATCGGGTTGATTGTAAAAGCGTTAACAGACGCTGGAATGCGCGTGGAGCAAACTCGTGAGCCGGGCGGTACCCCAATGGCTGAAGCGATTAGAGAGTGTGTTAAGCACGACTGGGACGAAACAGTAAGCGAAGAAACCGAATTACTGCTTATGTATGCGGCTCGCGTTCAGTTACTGACCAATAAAATTTACCCTTCGCTTAACGCAGGTGCTTGGGTGGTGGGAGACAGGCATGATCTTTCTTCGCAGGCTTATCAAGGCGGAGGCCGAGGTGTCAGTGAAAAAACCATGACCGCAATTAGCGATATTGCTCTTAACGGGTTCAAGCCAGATTTAACCCTTTATCTAGACGTAGACCCAGCCGTGGGTTTAGAAAGAGCGCGTGGTCGCGGCGAGCTTGATCGAATTGAGCAAGCGGGTTTAGGCTTTTTTGAGCGTACGCGGGCCAGATATTTATCCTTGGCTGAAAATGATGAGAGCATCATTGTTGTTAATGCTATGCAGCCCATGGAACAAGTGCATCAAGATGTCATTTCCATTATTGCTAATTATGTAAGCCAGCACATTGACGAAGGTAGCGAGTCGCACAAAACCGATCAGGGGAATAACTAATGCCAGTGCTGCCTTGGTTTACAGCTACCTATACCTCTTTAATTTCCCGTTACTTAGCAAAAAAACTGCACCATGGCTTATTGCTAACGGGGGTGAGTGGGATAGGCAAAAACCAACTTGCACTAGGCTTAAGTAATACGTTGCTGTGCAAGCACCCAAGTGTTGATGGCCCATGCGAGCAGTGTCAAAGTTGTCACTTAAGGCAGGCAGGTAACCATCCAGATTTTCATATTCTTGAAAGTGAAAAACAGCTGGGGGTAGACAAAATTCGCGAGGGCATTGCTAAGCTATCCGGTACTGCACAAATGGGCGGGAATAAAGTTTTATTAATCCCCAAGGCTGACACTATGACAGAGGCAGCGGCTAATGCGCTGTTGAAAACCTTGGAAGAGCCCACAAATAATACCTTCTTACTTCTGATTACCGACAGCGTAAATAAACTTATGCCAACCATACTTAGTCGTTGCGAGCGGCAAGTGTTGTCACTGCCGTCAGTATCAGAGAGTTTGAACTACTTAAAAGCGAAAGGCGTAGAAGATGCTAGCGACGCGTTACTTGCAGCCTATGGCTATGCACCGCTTCGGGTAGAGGAGGCCTTGTCGGGTGACGATGACCTCAGCTACCGTCACTTCAGTGATGGGATGCAAGCGCTCTTAGCGGGCGACGCAAATGTGCAAGCACAAACCCTTGCTAACAAGTGGCAAGACAATGCTCAGCAAATAGCATTGTGGTGTCAGCAATTGTCCCATAATGAATATGTAAAACGTCAGCAAGAGACAGATTACAAGCGTTACGCAGCGTGTGTTGAAGCAGTGAAAACTTTGCAGCACGCGGGTGTGAACAAGTCTTTGGTGCTTTTCGGGTTATTAAAAAAGTTTCAACGTTAACAGCATGGCGAAGGCAATGTCGTTGCCAAGCGGTTAACTTCAAAAAAATATAGGTGTAGTTTGTTTGTAGATTCTCATTGTCATTTAGACCGACTTAAACAAGGGCCAGAAGCGCTCGCAGAGACGTTGGACTTTGCAAGAACGCGTGGTGTTGAACATTTTCTTTGCGTGTGTGTATCTGTTAATGATTACGACAGCATGCTAGAGACGGTGAGCAACTTTGACGATGTTTCTGTGTCCTGTGGTGTTCACCCGTTGCATCAGGACGAAGCGTGTAGTTTTGAGGAACTTTTAGAAAAAGCGCAGCGTGAAGAAGTGGTGGCTATCGGCGAAACTGGGCTAGATTATTTCTATAGCCCCGAGAGCAAAGAGGTACAGTTAACCTCGTTTGTTGATCATATTAAGGTTGCCAATGAAACGAAGAAACCGTTAATCATTCACACCCGTGATGCAAGAGAAGATACCATTAACTTGCTGCGTGAGCACAAAGCGTCGCATACAAAAGGCGTTTTGCATTGCTTTACCGAGTCGCTAGAAATGGCCCAAGCAGCCATAGAGATGGACTTTTATATCTCTATTTCGGGCATCGTTACCTTTAACTCTGCGAGCGAGTTGCGCGAGGTTGTGAAAGCGATACCGCTTGAACGCCTTCTTATTGAGACAGATTCCCCTTGGCTAGCCCCTGTACCCCATAGAGGCAAACAGAATCAGCCTGGCTATGTGGTTGAAGTCGCTGAGTTCATAGCAGACTTGAAAGGTGTTTCTGTACAAGAGTTAGCCGAAGCTACTACGCAGAACTTTTATAGGTTGTTTTCCCTTGCTGGCAATAAACGCGTTGCTAGCAATAACTAATATAGTGCATGGAGATAGCTATGCCCCAGTGGCGACAAGGACTGACAAAAAGTTTGCATCAAACCCGTAGCGTACCTGAGAGTCGCTACTTTCAGCTTGCCTCAGTAGATAGCAACGGGGTGCCTTATTGCCGTACCGTGGTGTTTAGAGGCGTGACTGATGACAACCAGTTAGTCGTTATCTCTGACACCCGCTCAGAAAAGTTTGAACAACTTAGTCAAACCCCTGAAGCCCACGTTTGTTGGTACTTTTCTAAAACCCGGGAACAATACCGCTTTTCTTGCAAAGCATCGCTAGTCACCCTTGAACAAGATGACGAACTTGTCACGTCTCAGTGGAATAAATTATCGGATGCTGGCAAAAAGCAATTTTTATGGGGAGAGCCGGGCACGCCCAGAAATGATGGGTCAGCATTACAAATTGAAGGGAGTTTTGACAAGGTGCCAAATCACTTTTGCACCATACTCCTTGCCATTAATAGTGTTGATTACTTAAATCTTAGAGGTAACCCACAACACCGCGAGTGGCATCATAAAGATGAGAATGGTAACTGGGTCAGCCAGTCGCTCATTCCCTAACGTGGTAACGGGCGTGGTTTTCTAACCCCCATTATTAACCACAAATAAAAAGCCCTGTTGCATGCGAAACACTAAGCAAAAGGGCTTTTTAACTATCTCTATCTAAGGGCTCTCTTCCCGAGGTAACTAAACCTAAGTTGTTTTAATTCAAGCATCTCTACCTAAGGGGTCTATAACTAAGGAGTGTATACGCTTACCCTTAGAAGACCTGAGAAATTGGCGTATCACCTTTAAATAGGTATGTAATTACGTTGTCCTCACCTTTTCGGCTAATACTTTCAACAATAGCGGTTGCTACGTCTTCTCGTGGAATGACGGCGTCATCTTTGTTGTTTGGCATATCAGTGCGGACCAAGTGAGAACCCGGTTCGTTCAAAAGCGTTCCAGGGCGCAAAATAATGTGATGTAATCCGCTGTTAATTAGGTGCTCGTCAGCCATATGCTTGGCGACTAAGTAAGGCTTAATTTCTGAAGATACTGCGTCGGGGTCGCCGGCTCCAATTGAACTCACCATTACAAATTTTGACGTGCCCGCAGCTTTGGCGTAGTTAACGGCATTGCGCGCGGCCCATAAGTCAATCATCAGTGTTTTATCTGCCCCGGTATTACCGCCTGACCCCGCCGTAAACACGGCAATATCAATACCTTCAAAATGTGCAGAAAAATCTTCTTCTAAGTTTTGCTCTACCACGGTTAAATCATCGTTTTGAATGTCAGATAATTTTTCAGGGCTTCTTACCGGTGCTAACACTTTGTGGCCCGCATCTAAAAGTTTAACCGTTGCCTGTTTACCAATTTGTCCCGATGCGCCAATAACTAACACATTCGCCATGATATAAACCTCCTTGCAATGCAACATGCATATCGTGAATAAAAACTGAGTTCATGTTTGTTAGAAAGGTAAAGTAAAAAGCGATCAATGTGTGCGACAAATAACATGATAACGAGGTTGTCGACATTACATCAGGTGTTAAAGCACTTGCTCGTTCTTAAAACGAGCGCCAGTTTTAGATTACAATAAGTAGGTTGTTAGAAGGATGAATTCGCTACTATCTAACGACTGCATTTCTACCGGCTTCTTTGCCCTTATACAGTTTTTTATCAACTGCATGAATACAAGCTTCAATGCTATCGTAATTTTTAATGTCAGCGACGCCGCAGGTAATGGTTACATTAAGTTGATAAGGAGGAGAGTCAATAACTAGACTAGCCACCGCCTTGCGTAATTTCTCGGCAACCCAATAGGCTTCTTGCTCTTTTAAAGAGGGAAGTAGAATAAGGAATTCTTCGCCACCCCAGCGAGCGATAACATCGCTTTCACGAAGGCTGCTTTGCAAGATTTTAGCTATTTTGACAAGCACCGAGTCACCAGTTTGGTGGCCGTACTCGTCATTTATGCGCTTGAAATAATCAATATCTAAAAGAAGCAGCGAGAAAGTGTGTCCGTGGCGCTGGAATTCTTGCCATTCAGCTTTTGCTCTTTGCGTAAAATACCGACGGTTTTTCAATCCAGTCAATGAGTCCTGTGTAGATAAGCGTGTTAGCTTTTCTACGACTTCCTCTAGATCTTTTGTTTTTTCTTCTACCTTCAACGCCAGTTCTGCAGAACGTTTTTTTAGCGACGCGATTCTAAACCAAACGATTGAGGTAATGAGGAGAAGTATAATAAGTACGATTACCACGCGCCAAATAGGTTTATCCCACCATGGGGGAATGATGATTACTTCAAGTTGAGCCTCGTCACTGCTCCATTCGTTTTCTTTATTGATGGCTTTTACGGTGAAGCGGTAGTGTCCTGGGTTTAAGTTCGTGTAAGTTGCCACTCTTGTTTTGGCGTCAGTAATACGCCAGCTACTCTCAAAATCAACGAGCTTATAAGCATAGCGAAGTTCGTTGGCGTTCATGAAGTCTGTTGCTGCAAACTCGATAGAAAGTGCAATATTATTATCGTTAAGTGCGATTTTTCCACCTAAATTCAGACGTCTTTCTGCTGTAGTGCTATTGCTATTATTTCGACTAACTACTTTAACGTTAGTAAGGTGAACGCCCGGTGTCCACTTTAAGTTAGTGACTTGTGATGGGGTAAACTGCGTGACACCTTCTGAACCGCCAAAAAGAATAGTATTGTTATCGGTAGAAGCGACTGAGCCTATATAGTAGCCAGTGGATATCGCACCGTGCTCTGCACCGTAATAACTCAGTGAGGAAAGGTCAGGGGCGAGGTAAGTAATTCCTTCAATTGTAGAAATCCATAGACCATACTCGTTATCTTCCACAATAGCGCCGATTGAGATATTGCTAAGTCTGCTTTCGGGCTTAATCTGTGTTACTTTGAGTGACGACAGATCGTCTCCATCTTTGGTTATAAAATAAAGCCCAGCCGCTTGGGTGCCGACCCAGTAACCCCCGCGTTTTGAGCGAGATATCCAAGTGACGACTGTTCTGTCAGTGATTTTGTCTGTGTATTGGCTAACGTTAATAAGTTCGCCGGTTAATTTGTTAGCGACATACAAACCCGATACTGTACTCAGCCACGCACTTTCTTCGTTTTCGAACAGAATACGGGTGGTAAGTGATAAGGGCCATTGCTTAATTACTCGCCTCTCCGAAGGGCGGTAAACAAATACGCCGTCGCTATAGCCGCCAAACCAGATATCACCGTCTGCATCAATATTTATGCTGTAGCCAGACTTTCCTTGCAAAGCCACGATATCCAATTGATTAGTTTCATTATTGAATTTCGCTAGGCCGCTACGCATAGACACCCATAACGTTTCAGTCTTTTTGTCGTAAACAAGGCTCGTTAGCTTATCGTTGGCTTTGTCATCGCTAACTTGTGCGCCGCTAGATGTAAAAGGGCCTTGGTGCGTTTTATCGACAGCATCATAAAGCCATAGCCCTTTTTCGTTGGTAAGCCATACTTTATTGTCTTTATAGTGAGCCATTGAACCGACAATTCGGCCATCGCCGACCTCGCTTGAGTAAAAGTTGCTTAGCTCGGGATTGCTTATCGCGAAACCGTTGTCTTTAGTCCCCACAACAACAAGGCCTGATTGCGTTTGATAGAGGCTTGAAAACCGCTCATTCGCCGAATCTTTTTTACTAATTGGAAACCGCAATACAGTGTACGGACTGTGCGCCGTCAGTATGTTTATCCCTCGCTCAGTCGTTACCCATAGGTCACCATTGCGGCGAAGTAAAATATCAGAGACGTAATTGTCAGATAAACCATGAACTTCAGACGTACACAGTCTTGTAATCGGCTCTGATTTAGCGTTTGGATCAAACAGGCAGATGCCGTGTGTTGCCGTACCAAGCCAAAACCGCGAGCGCTGCGCCGCTACTAGGCGGGTAAAGTTAACGCCTTCAAACGCCACCAACTCCAACGTTTGCTTAATTAAATCGAGTTTATACAGGCCAGAGGTTGAGGTCACGTAAAGCGTGTTTCCAATCAGTTCAACATCAGTTAGCGTGCTGGTTGTATCGGGTAGATAGCTTATAAGCTCTATACTGTTTGTCTCTTCGTGATACGCGTATAGATTGCGTTCAGAGACTATCCAGAGCTTCCCATCGTGCGTCGTTTTAATTCGATTAATGACCTGTTTATTGAATGGGGAAGCAGTGGGTAAGGTGTAGTGTTCAAACCGCTCGGTGTCGACATTTAAACGACTAAGCCCGCTAAATGTACCCACCCACATGTGTTGGCCGTCTAAACTAGCTTCAATTTGTAGTGCGGTAAGTGTTTGAAGACCCTTCGACTTGTCTTCTCCCCACATTCCGAAGTTTCTAAACGTATAGCCATCAAACTTGTCGATACCTGATTGAGAGGCAAGCCATAGAAAGCCATACTTATCTTCTGCTATGTCGGAAACGGTCACGTGACTGATACCGCTTTCCATGTCAAAGCTACGAAAGACGGGTGGGGCAAACTGCGCTCGTGCGTGAAAAGTATAGTTGGTAAGGAAGCTAAATAAGAGGAAGAGGTACGTCAGATGACCACGCATAATAACGCTAATTGTTAAATAAAGTTCATAGCGCAACGTTACCCGAATGCCCGAAACTTTCAATGGGACTAAAGTTTAAATTGTATAAAAAAGCCCCGAACATTCGGGGCATATTTATTTACTCAGTACGCTTTAAATTTTGCCTATAGAGCGTAGTGACTACCAACCGCACTGGCGTGTCGCATTTTGCTTATCTAACCACGTTTTGAGCGGCGCGAAGTAATCAGCAATGGTGCTAGCATCCATTTGCGGCGAGCCCGTTAGTGTCTCTAACGCGTTCTGCCACGGTTGACTCATGCCCATTTCCAGCATCTCGTTTAGCGCCTTACCGGCTTCTTTACTGCCGTAAATAGAGCAGCGATTTAGCGGGCCTTCATCACCAGCTATATCACACAAGGCTTTGTGGAACTGGAATTGAAGGATGTGCGCTAGGAAATAGCGCGTGTAGGGTACATTTGCTGGTACATGATACTTTGCACCTGGGTCAAAGGCATTTGCACTTCGCTCGACAGGTGCCATCACACCTTGATACTTCTCTCGAAGCTCCCACCACAGGTCATTGTATTGGTCAGGTGTTACTTCCCCCGACATCACCTTCCAACGCCATTGGTCAACCATTAAACCAAAAGGAATAAACGCGATCTTATCAAGCGCTACCTGCATCAACATGCCGATATCATTCGACGCATCTGGGATTTCATCAATCAAATCAATTTGTTTAAGGTATTTAGGCGTAATCGATAGTGCGATAGTGTCGCCAATCGCTTCATGGAAACCGTCGTTAGCTGAACCGCGATAGAGCAGTGGCTGATCTTTATAGGCGCGCTGATAATAGTTGTGACCTAATTCATGGTGAATAACGTTGAACTCTTCGCCTGTCTTTTGAATACACATTTTTATGCGAAGGTCGTCTTTGTCATCTAAATCCCACGCAGAAGCATGGCATTGTACGTCACGGCCTTCTGGTTTTTGAAACATAGAGCGTTCCCAGAACGTATCTGGCAGTTCCTCAAAGCCTAGGGATGAGAAAAATGATTCAGCCTGTTTAACCATAGCGATTTCGTCATAGCCTTGTTCAGCCAACGCAGCGGTTACATCTGGTACCTGCATTTCTTGTTGAGGTTTTACGATATCGTAAATGTTACCCCACGACTGTGCCCACATATTGCCTAAAAGGTGGGCCGGAATGGGTTTGTCTTGAGGTACTACATTTTCACCGTAATGTTCACCAAGCTTTGCGCGTACATGACAATGAAGTGATTCATAAAAAGGTTCTACTTGCGTCCACAAGCGGTCTAGCTCTTTGGGAAACTCATCAGCAGGCATATCATATTTGCCGCGCCACAGTGCACTCACATTTTCAAAACCCAGCTCTGCCGCGCCTTCATTTGCCAGCTCCACTTGTTCTGCGTAAAGCGGTGCCATTGGTTTAGATATTTCGCGCCAGCCTGCCCAATATTCTAATAATTTATCGGCGTCACGAAGGGTGGCCATTTCACTGCTCATTTCTACTAAGCTTTTGCACGTCCCATCTTCGCTACAATACTCACCCGAGCCGTACATGGCACTTAGGTCTGAGCCAATCTTGGCTAAGCGCTCAGCTTTAGCTGCATCTGCAGGTGGTGGCATGGTTAAGCCATTTTTTAATAAATCGAGTTGTCTGCGGGTATCACTGTCCACATCTACATCATTAAATTTGGCCGCTTCTTTGGCTAACTTTGCTACTTTTGTTGATAGCACTTCATTAAAGTAGGCGCTTACCGCAGCGGTATCGAAATTGATATTGGTCGCATAGCTCCATTCTGCGTGCGCAGCGGGTACCTGCATCTTCGCAATATCATCTTGTGCTTGCTGGAGGAACTGTTTTGCGTCTTTTGCGGTCAGTGCCGCTTGGGTTTCTGTCTGCGTAGTACTTTCGCCACATCCTATAAGCGATAGGCTTACCAGTGCTGCTATCAGAGTACGTTTATGATTGAGCATACTTTGTCCTTTAATTATTTTGTTCTTAAAGTGAATCGACGTTCACATAGACATGCGCTAGCATTGTGTAACGCTGCGTAGATTTTGTAAAACAAATTTAACACAACACATTTATTCAATTATAAGGAAATTTATGTCAACGGAAGCGCCACTTTATTGGGGGCTAAATGCCCGCAGTTATTGCACACTGATCCACGTTTCTCAGT
Protein-coding sequences here:
- the holB gene encoding DNA polymerase III subunit delta' produces the protein MPVLPWFTATYTSLISRYLAKKLHHGLLLTGVSGIGKNQLALGLSNTLLCKHPSVDGPCEQCQSCHLRQAGNHPDFHILESEKQLGVDKIREGIAKLSGTAQMGGNKVLLIPKADTMTEAAANALLKTLEEPTNNTFLLLITDSVNKLMPTILSRCERQVLSLPSVSESLNYLKAKGVEDASDALLAAYGYAPLRVEEALSGDDDLSYRHFSDGMQALLAGDANVQAQTLANKWQDNAQQIALWCQQLSHNEYVKRQQETDYKRYAACVEAVKTLQHAGVNKSLVLFGLLKKFQR
- the mltG gene encoding endolytic transglycosylase MltG; the protein is MKRTVVFLLSLVFIVVIVGASCVMYVSSQVTAPIKLKDDTLFTIENGSNAYRTVKQLRNAGMVDVSPFIAKVWLKFFAGSTSVKSGSYMLRPGQSLVDAFTLFTQGDEHLFAVSLVEGLTLAQWLEALRANQDLVFDVNEQTLSNLTQGNGVDWCCENAQHTEGVFLADTYFFTKGTKASDVLKRAHRALITFVSQEWEKRAEDLPLSSPYDALILASIIEKETAVPKERDMIAGVFINRLNKNMRLQTDPTVIYGIGSEFDGNITRKHLRTATPYNTYVIKGLPPTPIAMAGKAAIHAALHPLATDALYFVAKGDGSHQFSNTLKAHNAAVRKYQLKR
- the acpP gene encoding acyl carrier protein, translated to MSNIEERVKKIIVEQLGVKEEEVKAEASFVDDLGADSLDTVELVMALEEEFDTEIPDEEAEKITTVQSAIDYINANKDA
- the fabF gene encoding beta-ketoacyl-ACP synthase II is translated as MTKRRVVVTGLGMLSPLGLNSEDTWRKLLAGESGIGEITHFDCSNYSTRFAGQINDFDPQEYIEKKETKKMDRFIQLGIAAGKQALVDSGFTVSPDNAHRVGVAIGSGIGGLEQIEQNHLKLTNSGPKRVSPFFVPSTITNMISGFLSIMEGLKGPNLNIVTACTTGVHNIGIAARTIAYGDADAMLAGGAEASITPLGMAGFAAARALSSRNDDPQAASRPWDKDRDGFVMGEGAGVVMLEEYEAAKARGATIYAELVGFGMSGDAYHMTSPPADGEGAAASMQNAINDAKLDASEIGYVNAHGTSTPAGDIAEVAAVKRVFNDHAYKLLVSSTKSMTGHLLGAAGSVEAIFTILALRDKMAPPTINLDEPGEGCDLDFVANKAKAFSEDYALCNSFGFGGTNGSLIFKRI
- the tmk gene encoding dTMP kinase, which codes for MRGKFIVVEGLEGAGKSSVIGLIVKALTDAGMRVEQTREPGGTPMAEAIRECVKHDWDETVSEETELLLMYAARVQLLTNKIYPSLNAGAWVVGDRHDLSSQAYQGGGRGVSEKTMTAISDIALNGFKPDLTLYLDVDPAVGLERARGRGELDRIEQAGLGFFERTRARYLSLAENDESIIVVNAMQPMEQVHQDVISIIANYVSQHIDEGSESHKTDQGNN
- a CDS encoding TatD family hydrolase; its protein translation is MFVDSHCHLDRLKQGPEALAETLDFARTRGVEHFLCVCVSVNDYDSMLETVSNFDDVSVSCGVHPLHQDEACSFEELLEKAQREEVVAIGETGLDYFYSPESKEVQLTSFVDHIKVANETKKPLIIHTRDAREDTINLLREHKASHTKGVLHCFTESLEMAQAAIEMDFYISISGIVTFNSASELREVVKAIPLERLLIETDSPWLAPVPHRGKQNQPGYVVEVAEFIADLKGVSVQELAEATTQNFYRLFSLAGNKRVASNN
- the pabC gene encoding aminodeoxychorismate lyase; translation: MRIIPSATPISPSDRAFNYGDGVFSTLLVHNQKPQLYSYHLSRLEHDAAAIKITVDTCALETAINEQIAAFSNSSNDISPSKYVLKVHVSGGQAGRGYARSEDNVPLVRFSQHPYPAHYEGMAKQGMSLICAQTRLAIQPLLAGVKHMNRLEQVLIKHEVNEAHADDALVCDTNDNLIEASAGNVFFYSQGEWYTPSLKGSGVNGVVRQCLIDSLLNNNHTLHVGEYQLSHIGNASAVVITNALMGVMPVKSVRMPDHSKLEFDVASESVLELSNLLARALR